ACCGCCTTGATGTCCTCCTCGGAGTTCGCCGAGGCGATCGCGCGGTACGCCTGCAGACGCAGCCGCTCGCCCGGTGCGTAGTCGTGCGGAACATGCGCGTCGACCGGGAGCTCGATCTTGACCTCGAGCGGGGGCTCCTCCTCCACGCCACCGTCGACCGCGGCGCGGTAGTCCGCCACCGCCTCGCCCACCATGCGGATGTACAGGTCGAAGCCGACACCCGCGATATGGCCGGACTGCTCGCCGCCCAGCAGATTGCCCGCGCCGCGGATCTCCAGGTCCTTCATCGCGACATACATTCCGGCGCCCATCTCGGTGTGCTGGGCGATCGTCGCGAGGCGCTCGTGGGCGGTCTCGGTGAGCGGCTTCTCCGGCGGGTAGAGGAAGTAGGCGTAACCGCGCTCGCGGCCCCGGCCCACGCGGCCGCGCAGCTGATGCAGCTGCGAGAGACCGAAGTTGTCGCCGCGCTCGACGATCAGCGTGTTCGCGTTGGAGATGTCGATGCCGGACTCGACGATCGTCGTGGAGACGAGCACGTCGAACTTCTTCTCCCAGAAGTCCACCACGACCTGCTCGAGCGCCGACTCGGGCATCTGGCCGTGGGCGGTCGCGATACGGGCCTCGGGCACGATCTCGCGCAGCCGGGCCGCCGCCCGGTCGATCGACTCCACTCGGTTGTGGATGTAGAAGACCTGCCCCTCGCGCAGCAGTTCCCGGCGGATCGCCGCGCCGAGCTGCTTCTCCTCGTAAGGCCCCACGAAAGTGAGCACCGGGTGGCGCTCCTCCGGCGGCGTGGTGATCGTCGACATCTCGCGGATGCCGGTGACCGCCATCTCCAAGGTGCGAGGGATGGGTGTCGCGGACATCGTCAGTACGTCGACGTTGGCGCGCAGCTTCTTCAGCTGCTCCTTGTGTTCGACGCCGAAGCGCTGCTCCTCGTCGACGATGACCAGTCCCAGGTCCTTGAACGTGGTCTCGGACGAGAACAGCCGGTGCGTGCCGATGACGATGTCGACCGAGCCGTCCCGCAGGCCCTCCAGTGTCGCCTTCGCTTCCGCGTCCGACTGGAAACGGCTCAACGCCCGCACATTCACAGGGAATTGGGAGTAACGCTCGGAGAACGTGCCGAAGTGCTGCTGCACCAGCAGTGTCGTCGGCACCAGAACCGCGACCTGCTTGCCGTCCTGGACCGCCTTGAAGGCCGCCCGTACCGCGATCTCCGTCTTTCCGTAACCGACGTCGCCGCAGATCAGCCGGTCCATCGGGACCGTCTTCTCCATGTCCTCCTTGACCTCGGCGATCGTGGAGAGCTGGTCGGGCGTCTCCACATACACGAAGGCGTCCTCCAGCTCCCGCTGCCAGGGGGTGTCCGGGCCGAAGGCATGGCCGGGCGCCGCCATCCGCGCCGAGTAGAGCTTGATCAGGTCGGCGGCGATCTCCTTGACCGCCTTCTTCGCACGCGCCTTGGTCTTCGTCCAGTCCGCGCCGCCGAGCCGGTGCAGGGTCGGGGCCTCGCCCCCGACGTACTTGGTGACCTGCTCCAGCTGGTCGGTGGGAATGTAGAGCCGGTCGCCGGGCTGGCCGCGCTTGGCCGGGGCGTACTCGACGAGCAGATACTCGCGGGTGGCGTTCTGCACGGTCCGCTGCACCATCTCGATGTAGCGGCCCACGCCGTGCTGCTCGTGAACGACGTAGTCGCCCGCCTCCAGAGTGAGCGGGTCGATGGTCTTGCGACGGCGGGTGGGCATCCGCTGGCCGTCCTTGCCGGCCGCCTTCTGGCCCGACAGGTCGGTCTCCGTCAGCACGGCGAGCTTGAGGCCCGGGTCGATGAAGCCGTAGTCGATCGAGCCGCACGACACATGGACGACGGACGGGGAGATCTCGTCGAGGTCGGCGTCGAAGCGGGCCGCGATGCCTTCGCCGCCCAGCACTTCGACCGTACGGGCCGCGGGGCCGTGCGCCTCTGTCACGTACACCGTGCGCCAGCCGTCCGCCAGCCAGCCCTTGGTGTCGGCGAGCGCCCGCGCGGTGTCGCCGCGGTACGTCTCCGGGGCGTGCATCCCCAGCTTGACGGTCTCGTCCGACAGCTCTTCGTCGGCCGCGAACGGCGAGACGGACCACCACATCATCCCGAGCTCGCGCGCCCGGTCCCGTACATCCGCGATGCCCCACAGCGACGCTGCGCCGACATCGATCGGGGCGTCGCCACCGCCGGCCGTCGCCGCCCAGGATGCCTGCAGGAACTCCTGGCTCGTCGCCACCAGGTCCGCGGCCCGCGACCGCACCCGCTCCGGGTCGCAGACCACGGCCATCGAGCCCTTGGGCAGTACATCGAGCAGCAGCTCCATGTCGTCGACGAGGACCGGCGCGAGGGCCTCCATCCCCTCGACAGCGATGCCCTCGGCGATCTTGCCGAGCAGCTCACCGAGCTCCGGGTGCTGCTCGGCGAGGGCCGCGGCCCTTTCCCGTACGTCGTCGGTCAGCAGCAGCTCGCGACAGGGCGGCGCCCACAGCCCGTGTTCCGCGACCTCGAGCGAGCGCTGGTCCGCGATCTTGAAGTAACGGATCTCCTCGACGTCGTCGCCCCAGAACTCCACCCGAAGCGGGTGCTCCTCGGTCGGCGGGAAGACGTCCAGGATGCCGCCGCGAACAGCGAACTCACCGCGCTTCTCGACCAGTTCGACCCGGGAGTACGCGGCTGCGGCCAGCGCCTCGGTGACCTCGCCGAGGTCGGCGGACTGCCCGGTGCGCAGAGCCACCGGCTCCAGGTCGCCGAGCCCCTTGACCTGCGGCTGCAGTACGGAGCGGATGGGCGCGACCACGACCGACACCGGCCCGGCGGCGGGGTCGTCCTGTGCCGGGTGGGCCAGCCTGCGCAGCACCGCGAGCCGGCGGCCCACGGTGTCGGAGCGGGGCGAGAGCCGCTCGTGCGGGAGGGTCTCCCACGAGGGGTACTCGGCGATGCCCTCCTCGGGCAGCAGCGAGCGCAACGCGGCCGCCAGGTCCTCGGCCTCCCGCCCGGTCGCCGTGACGGCCAGCACCGGGCGCCCGGCCTCCCGGGCGAGCGCGGCCACCGCGAGGGGGCGCGCGGCGGGCGGGCCGACCAGGTCGACATGCATACGGTGACCGTCCGCGGCAGCCTTCACCGCTTCGGCGAGCGCCGGGTCACGTACGACGGCATCGAGCAGACCGTGCAGGCTCATGAAGGGCTTCCATCCGGGGAGTGGGCAACGCGAACCGCCCGACACGTCGAACGGGCCGGGGTGCTTCCAGCCTACGGCCGCCGACTGACAGCCGCGTCCGGAACCCTCGCGGGGCGGGGACACGGCCCGCCGCCGTACGGACGCGGCCGCGTTCCTTGTCCATGTCGTGGCCATGACGGGGCGCGGCGGCGGCGCGGCTCACCGGGTCGCCGGGGGCCGACGGGCCCCGACCGGATCGCCCAGGAGCCGACGGGGCCGACGCCGGGCACGCCGACCGGGGGGCCTCGGGCACCGGGCCCGAAGCCGCAAGAAAAACCCCGGCCCCGGGGAGTTTGGAGGAACTCCCCGGGGCCGGGCCCCCTACCGTATCGCCACGCTTCCTACTCCGTGGCGATCGCGTTCAGGACGTTCATCCTGCCCGCCCTGAACGCGGGTACCAGTGCCGCGAACAGACCCACGAACGCAGAGCCCACAAAGACCGTGATGATCGTCGTCCACGGGATCTCCAGCACTCCCAGGCCCTCGAGCGCCAGCAGCTTCTGGGCCGCCGTGCCCCAGCCCATGCCGAGGCCGAGGCCCAGCAGGGCGCCGAAGAGCGCGATGACCACGGATTCCAGGCGGATCATCCGGCGCAGCTGGCGGCGCGAGAGGCCGATGGCCCGCATCAGGCCGATCTCCCGGGTCCGCTCGACCACGGAGAGAGCCAGGGTGTTCACCACACCCAGCACCGCGACGATGATCGCGAGCGCCAGCAGCCCGTAGACGATGTTCAGCAACTGGCCGATCTGGTCCTTCAGGTCCTGCTTGAAGTCGGTCTGGTTCTGCACCTTGTACTGCGGGTACTTGACGACCGACGCCTTGAGGGACGCGTACGCCTCCTTCTCCTTGCCGTCCTCCGCCTTCGCGAACATGATCATGTTCTTCGGCATCTTGTCGGCGGGGACGTACTGTGCGGCGGTCGTGATGTTGGTGTACATCGCGCCCTTGTCGACGTTCGTGTCGTCGGAGGTGATCGCCGCGACCTTCAGCCCGGCGGTCCGGCCGTTCTTGAACGCGACCTTGATCTCGTCGCCGACCTTGATGCCGTGTTCCTTGGCGTAGCGGTCGCCCACCGACATCGCGTCCTTGCCGTACGCCGCCGACAGCTCGCCCGCGACGGTCTCGCGGCGCAGATCCTGTGCGTACGTCGGGTTGGCGGCGATGACTTCCTCGTCCTCCGTCTTGCCGTCAGGGGCGGTCAGCTTCGCCGCCACGCCCTTGTAGTTGGTGACGTGTTCGATGTGCGGGGCCTTCTGCAGGGCCTTCTCGACCTGCGGCATGATCGGCTGGTTCTTGCCGGACGAGATGATGAAGTCGGCGCCGACCGACCTGTCGAGCTCGTCCGTTGCCGAGGCCACCATCGAGGAGCCGACCACCGAGAGGCATGCCACCAGCGCGAGGCCGATCATCAGGGCGGCGCCGGTGGCTCCGGTGCGCCGCGGGTTGCGCAGCGCGTTGCGCTCCGCGAGCCGCCCGACCGGGCCGAACATCCGCAGCACGACCGCGCTGAGCGCCCGTACCACCACACCGGCGAGCAGCGGGCCGATGACGACGAAGCCGAGGAGCGAGAGGACCACGCCCAGGCCGAGGAAGATCGAGCCCTCGCTCGCCTTGTCGGCCTGCGTCGCGACAAGGAGCGCCGCGGCACCGGCACCCGTGAGGAGCAGGCCGATCCCGGCCCGGATCCGGCCGGCCTTGCCGTCGGCCGGTGTACCGGCGTCGCGCAGGGCTGCCATCGGGGAGATCTTCCCGCCCCGCCGGGCCGGGATGTACGCGGCGACGACGGTGACGACGATGCCGAGTACGAGTCCGACCACCGGGGTCGTCCACTTCACGGTCAGGTCCCTGGTGGAGAGCTCCATGCCCATGGAACCCATCAGCTTCATCAGCCCGACGGCCAGCCCCACACCTGCGGCGACGCCGGCGATGGAGCCGATGATGCCGAGCA
This portion of the Streptomyces sp. NBC_01750 genome encodes:
- the mfd gene encoding transcription-repair coupling factor, whose translation is MSLHGLLDAVVRDPALAEAVKAAADGHRMHVDLVGPPAARPLAVAALAREAGRPVLAVTATGREAEDLAAALRSLLPEEGIAEYPSWETLPHERLSPRSDTVGRRLAVLRRLAHPAQDDPAAGPVSVVVAPIRSVLQPQVKGLGDLEPVALRTGQSADLGEVTEALAAAAYSRVELVEKRGEFAVRGGILDVFPPTEEHPLRVEFWGDDVEEIRYFKIADQRSLEVAEHGLWAPPCRELLLTDDVRERAAALAEQHPELGELLGKIAEGIAVEGMEALAPVLVDDMELLLDVLPKGSMAVVCDPERVRSRAADLVATSQEFLQASWAATAGGGDAPIDVGAASLWGIADVRDRARELGMMWWSVSPFAADEELSDETVKLGMHAPETYRGDTARALADTKGWLADGWRTVYVTEAHGPAARTVEVLGGEGIAARFDADLDEISPSVVHVSCGSIDYGFIDPGLKLAVLTETDLSGQKAAGKDGQRMPTRRRKTIDPLTLEAGDYVVHEQHGVGRYIEMVQRTVQNATREYLLVEYAPAKRGQPGDRLYIPTDQLEQVTKYVGGEAPTLHRLGGADWTKTKARAKKAVKEIAADLIKLYSARMAAPGHAFGPDTPWQRELEDAFVYVETPDQLSTIAEVKEDMEKTVPMDRLICGDVGYGKTEIAVRAAFKAVQDGKQVAVLVPTTLLVQQHFGTFSERYSQFPVNVRALSRFQSDAEAKATLEGLRDGSVDIVIGTHRLFSSETTFKDLGLVIVDEEQRFGVEHKEQLKKLRANVDVLTMSATPIPRTLEMAVTGIREMSTITTPPEERHPVLTFVGPYEEKQLGAAIRRELLREGQVFYIHNRVESIDRAAARLREIVPEARIATAHGQMPESALEQVVVDFWEKKFDVLVSTTIVESGIDISNANTLIVERGDNFGLSQLHQLRGRVGRGRERGYAYFLYPPEKPLTETAHERLATIAQHTEMGAGMYVAMKDLEIRGAGNLLGGEQSGHIAGVGFDLYIRMVGEAVADYRAAVDGGVEEEPPLEVKIELPVDAHVPHDYAPGERLRLQAYRAIASANSEEDIKAVREELTDRYGKLPEPVENLLLVAGLRMLARACGVGEIVLQGPNIRFAPVELRESQELRLKRLYPRTVIKPAVHQILVPRPTAGKIGGKPVVGRELLAWTGEFLTTILGS
- a CDS encoding ABC transporter permease codes for the protein MTVWKTSMRNFFAHKGRMALSAVAVLLSVAFVSGTLVFTDTMNTTFDKLFAATASDVTVSPKGSGDDDNPRTGKPESLPASLVDKVAKAEGAKSAEGSVSSMSVTVVNSANKDMGSSNGAPTIAGNWNQNDLKAMEISSGHAPRGPTEVMVDADTAEKHHLKLGDELRTISVTGDLTARITGIASFKVTNPGAAVVYFDTATAQRELLGKEGLFTGVSVTAAAGVSDEQLKQNVAKTLDGTYKLQTAKEAADSSREDVGSFLDVMKYAMLGFAGIALLVGIFLIVNTFSMLVAQRTREIGLMRAIGSSRKQINRSVLLEALLLGIIGSIAGVAAGVGLAVGLMKLMGSMGMELSTRDLTVKWTTPVVGLVLGIVVTVVAAYIPARRGGKISPMAALRDAGTPADGKAGRIRAGIGLLLTGAGAAALLVATQADKASEGSIFLGLGVVLSLLGFVVIGPLLAGVVVRALSAVVLRMFGPVGRLAERNALRNPRRTGATGAALMIGLALVACLSVVGSSMVASATDELDRSVGADFIISSGKNQPIMPQVEKALQKAPHIEHVTNYKGVAAKLTAPDGKTEDEEVIAANPTYAQDLRRETVAGELSAAYGKDAMSVGDRYAKEHGIKVGDEIKVAFKNGRTAGLKVAAITSDDTNVDKGAMYTNITTAAQYVPADKMPKNMIMFAKAEDGKEKEAYASLKASVVKYPQYKVQNQTDFKQDLKDQIGQLLNIVYGLLALAIIVAVLGVVNTLALSVVERTREIGLMRAIGLSRRQLRRMIRLESVVIALFGALLGLGLGMGWGTAAQKLLALEGLGVLEIPWTTIITVFVGSAFVGLFAALVPAFRAGRMNVLNAIATE